In a genomic window of Cygnus atratus isolate AKBS03 ecotype Queensland, Australia chromosome 23, CAtr_DNAZoo_HiC_assembly, whole genome shotgun sequence:
- the SRSF4 gene encoding serine/arginine-rich splicing factor 4 isoform X2, which yields MSNIQKTCKQCGYGYRRSGRDKYGPPTRTEYRLIVENLSSRCSWQDLKDYMRQAGEVTYADAHKGRKNEGVIEFKSYSDMKRALEKLDGTEVNGRKIRLVEDRPGSRRRRSYSRSRSHSRSRSRSRHSHKSRSRSASSSRSKSRSRSRSVSRSRSKSRSRSKSRSRGQKEKSRTPSKEDKSRSRSRSAEKSRNKSKDKPEGTVHNSDEKAKSRSRSKEKSKSRSRSGSKDRGETRGSLRSRSKEKSRSKDREKSISKARSRSKSRDESRSRSHSKDKRKSRKRSRDDSRSRSRSRSHSKSEKSKRRSKRDSKSSSKKKRKDSHERSRSVSKEKEHLKSESDKKEAKGEGEDAAAHQVSRSRSRSISKSKPNVKSDSRSRSKSVSKPRSRSKSRSRSASRSHSRSRSRSRSRS from the exons ATGtcaaatattcagaaaaccTGTAAGCAAT GTGGATATGGTTATAGAAGAAGCGGAAGAGATAAGTACGGTCCTCCTACCCGTACAGAATACAGATTGATTGTGGAAAATTTGTCGAGCCGCTGCAGTTGGCAAGATCTTAAG GATTATATGCGTCAGGCAGGGGAAGTGACATATGCAGATGCacacaaaggaaggaaaaatgaaggtgTGATTGAGTTCAAATCCTATTCTGACATGAAAAGAGCCCTTGAAAAGCTGGACGGGACAGAAGTAAATGGCAGAAAGATTAGATTAGTGGAAGACAGACCTGGATCAAGACGGCGCCGCTCTTATTCCAGAAGCCGAAGCCATTCAAG GTCTCGCTCTCGAAGCAGACATTCTCATAAGAGCAGGAGCCGCAGTGCCAGTAGTAGTCGCTCCAAGAGTAGATCAAGATCCAG GTCTGTGTCCCGTTCCAGAAGCAAGAGCCGTAGTCGAAGCAAGAGCCGTAGCAGAggccaaaaagagaaaagcaggacTCCAAGTAAAGAGGATAAAAGTAGGAGCCGCAGCAGGAGTGCAGAGAAATCACggaacaaaagcaaagataaaCCTGAGGGCACTGTCCATAACAGTGAtgagaaagcaaagagcaggagcCGCAGCAAGGAGAAGAGtaaaagcaggagcaggagtggaagcaaggacagggGAGAGACAAGGGGAAGCTTGAGGAGTAGGAGCAAGGAGAAGAGTAGAAGCAAAGACAGGGAGAAGAGCATTAGCAAGGCTAGAAGCAGGAGCAAGAGTAGAGACGAGAGTAGGAGCAGGAGCCACAGtaaggacaaaaggaaaagtaggaagagaagcagggaTGACAGCAGAAGTAGAAGCAGGAGCCGCAGCCACAGCAAGAGTGAGAAAAGCAAGAGGCGCAGCAAGCGAGACAGCAAATCAAgtagcaagaagaaaaggaaggacagCCATGAGCGGTCCAGGTCAGTCtccaaagaaaaagagcatCTAAAATCAGAGTCTGACAAAAAGGAGGCAAAAGGGGAGGGTGAGGATGCAGCTGCCCATCAGGTGTCTCGCTCCAGGTCTAGGTCAATTTCCAAGTCAAAACCAAACGTCAAATCAGATTCTCGTTCCAGGtcaaaatctgtttcaaaacCTAGGTCCCGGTCCAAGTCTAGGTCTAGGTCTGCCTCTAGGTCACACTCCCGTTCACGGTCAAGGTCTCGCTCCAGATCCTAA
- the SRSF4 gene encoding serine/arginine-rich splicing factor 4 isoform X1, which produces MPRVYIGRLSYQARERDVERFFKGYGKILEVDLKNGYGFVEFDDLRDADDAVYELNGKDLCGERVIVEHARGPRRDSSYGSGRSGYGYRRSGRDKYGPPTRTEYRLIVENLSSRCSWQDLKDYMRQAGEVTYADAHKGRKNEGVIEFKSYSDMKRALEKLDGTEVNGRKIRLVEDRPGSRRRRSYSRSRSHSRSRSRSRHSHKSRSRSASSSRSKSRSRSRSVSRSRSKSRSRSKSRSRGQKEKSRTPSKEDKSRSRSRSAEKSRNKSKDKPEGTVHNSDEKAKSRSRSKEKSKSRSRSGSKDRGETRGSLRSRSKEKSRSKDREKSISKARSRSKSRDESRSRSHSKDKRKSRKRSRDDSRSRSRSRSHSKSEKSKRRSKRDSKSSSKKKRKDSHERSRSVSKEKEHLKSESDKKEAKGEGEDAAAHQVSRSRSRSISKSKPNVKSDSRSRSKSVSKPRSRSKSRSRSASRSHSRSRSRSRSRS; this is translated from the exons GTATGGCTTTGTTGAGTTTGATGATCTGCGAGACGCAGATGATGCTGTTTATGAGCTAAATGGTAAAGATCTTTGTGGGGAGAGAGTGATCGTTGAGCATGCCAGAGGCCCACGGCGTGACAGCAGTTACGGTTCTGGACGCA GTGGATATGGTTATAGAAGAAGCGGAAGAGATAAGTACGGTCCTCCTACCCGTACAGAATACAGATTGATTGTGGAAAATTTGTCGAGCCGCTGCAGTTGGCAAGATCTTAAG GATTATATGCGTCAGGCAGGGGAAGTGACATATGCAGATGCacacaaaggaaggaaaaatgaaggtgTGATTGAGTTCAAATCCTATTCTGACATGAAAAGAGCCCTTGAAAAGCTGGACGGGACAGAAGTAAATGGCAGAAAGATTAGATTAGTGGAAGACAGACCTGGATCAAGACGGCGCCGCTCTTATTCCAGAAGCCGAAGCCATTCAAG GTCTCGCTCTCGAAGCAGACATTCTCATAAGAGCAGGAGCCGCAGTGCCAGTAGTAGTCGCTCCAAGAGTAGATCAAGATCCAG GTCTGTGTCCCGTTCCAGAAGCAAGAGCCGTAGTCGAAGCAAGAGCCGTAGCAGAggccaaaaagagaaaagcaggacTCCAAGTAAAGAGGATAAAAGTAGGAGCCGCAGCAGGAGTGCAGAGAAATCACggaacaaaagcaaagataaaCCTGAGGGCACTGTCCATAACAGTGAtgagaaagcaaagagcaggagcCGCAGCAAGGAGAAGAGtaaaagcaggagcaggagtggaagcaaggacagggGAGAGACAAGGGGAAGCTTGAGGAGTAGGAGCAAGGAGAAGAGTAGAAGCAAAGACAGGGAGAAGAGCATTAGCAAGGCTAGAAGCAGGAGCAAGAGTAGAGACGAGAGTAGGAGCAGGAGCCACAGtaaggacaaaaggaaaagtaggaagagaagcagggaTGACAGCAGAAGTAGAAGCAGGAGCCGCAGCCACAGCAAGAGTGAGAAAAGCAAGAGGCGCAGCAAGCGAGACAGCAAATCAAgtagcaagaagaaaaggaaggacagCCATGAGCGGTCCAGGTCAGTCtccaaagaaaaagagcatCTAAAATCAGAGTCTGACAAAAAGGAGGCAAAAGGGGAGGGTGAGGATGCAGCTGCCCATCAGGTGTCTCGCTCCAGGTCTAGGTCAATTTCCAAGTCAAAACCAAACGTCAAATCAGATTCTCGTTCCAGGtcaaaatctgtttcaaaacCTAGGTCCCGGTCCAAGTCTAGGTCTAGGTCTGCCTCTAGGTCACACTCCCGTTCACGGTCAAGGTCTCGCTCCAGATCCTAA